In Ostrinia nubilalis chromosome 26, ilOstNubi1.1, whole genome shotgun sequence, one genomic interval encodes:
- the LOC135084452 gene encoding tetraspanin-7-like, whose product MAALQFISTVLNILQTFLSIALACVSMWFFVELKNITDLRNKDRYLLDFTLYWPQVLPWVFLVISVAVIFVNLCGFYGICRKNKSSLYVYVVFLSLVTLAAFAAGVLGFTCADAKETDDFISGAVSDAYSEMKVRKEVIDAFSNIERRLRCCGIQGSSDYTQSRIPPSCCDYQDAAFCENAASRRLGCAKVAVPYTRMFMRYTSVASLVIAILSVGSLIVAILLVRSRKSKSDRFNSAPEQEPLKVPL is encoded by the coding sequence ATGGCCGCGCTACAATTTATTTCCACCGTGCTCAATATCCTCCAAACCTTCCTTTCGATCGCTCTTGCCTGCGTATCGATGTGGTTCTTCGTGGAACTGAAGAACATCACCGATTTGAGGAACAAGGATAGATATTTATTGGACTTTACGTTGTACTGGCCTCAAGTGCTCCCATGGGTCTTCCTCGTCATCAGCGTCGCAGTCATCTTCGTCAACCTGTGCGGTTTCTACGGGATCTGCAGGAAGAACAAATCGTCCTTGTACGTGTACGTTGTGTTTCTGTCGCTGGTGACCTTGGCAGCGTTCGCCGCCGGTGTGCTCGGGTTTACATGCGCGGACGCAAAAGAGACAGATGACTTCATTTCCGGTGCTGTCAGTGATGCGTACTCAGAGATGAAGGTGCGAAAGGAAGTGATCGACGCGTTCAGCAACATTGAAAGGCGTTTGAGGTGCTGCGGGATCCAAGGGTCTTCGGATTACACTCAGTCGAGGATTCCGCCATCTTGCTGCGACTACCAGGATGCTGCTTTCTGTGAGAACGCTGCCAGCAGGAGGTTGGGATGCGCTAAGGTCGCCGTGCCGTACACTCGTATGTTCATGAGATACACCTCAGTTGCGTCTCTGGTGATTGCCATTTTAAGCGTGGGCAGCTTGATCGTCGCTATTTTACTGGTCAGATCGAGGAAAAGTAAATCCGATAGATTCAATTCCGCACCTGAACAAGAACCTTTGAAGGTACCTTTGTAA